The region ATTCAACCGATGCTGGCGGCCATAATCGCGCGGGTCCAAGACCATCCCGGCATTCAGGTCCTTAAGAATGCGCGCCTCAAAACGGCGGTGGGCTCGGTGGGGCATTTCGTCAGCCAGATCGAAATCGGCGGGGAAACCCGCGCGGTTACCTACGGGGCGGCTGTGATCGCAACCGGCGCACGTGAGACCGTGCCGGAGGAATACCTCTTTGGGCAGGATGAACGCATCATGACTCACCAGGGCTTCGACAGGCATCTGGCGGGGCATCTCGCGGACCTGCAGCGGGCCCAGAACGTCGTTTTCATCCAGTGCGTCGGCTCCCGTGAGCCTCAGCGCCCCTATTGCAGCCGGATCTGCTGCACCCACACCGTCAAAAACGCCATCAAGCTTAAAAAACTTAACCCCGAGATGCGCGTCTTCGTTCTCTACCGCGACATGCGCACCTATGGCGCGCGCGAACTGCTCTACCGCAAGGCCCGCGAGCTGGGCGTGGTGTTCATCCGCTTCAGCCTGGCCGACAAGCCCCGGGTGGGGCTGCGGGATGGGGAGCTGCAGGTGCAGGTGGCCGATCCGGTCCTCGGCCGGCCGCTGGCCTTAAGCGCCGATTACCTGGTGTTGGCCGCGGCGATCGCACCCACCTTCAGCGAGGAGTTGGTGGAGCTTTATAAATGCGCCGTCAATGAGGACGGCTTCCTCAACGAGGCGCACCCCAAGCTCCGACCGGTGGACATGTCGGTGGACGGATTGTTCGTCGCCGGCCTCTGCAATTACCCCAAGCCGGTGGACGAGGCCATCGCCCAGGCCAATGCCGCGGCTGCGCGCGCGGGCATCATCCTCTCGCAAAAGGAGATGCAGCTGGATGCCATCAAGTCCTTCGTGACCGAGCAGTGTGACGGCTGCGCCCTCTGCCTGGATGTCTGTCCCTACCGCGCCATACGCCTGGAGTCTTACGAGGACCCAAACGGTCGGACCCACCAGCGGATCCGCACCGACCCGGCCCTTTGCAAGGGCTGTGGGCTGTGCGCGGCCACCTGCCCCAAGGGCGGGGTCCAGGTGCACGGCTTCACCCTCGAGCAACTTGGCAGCCAGGTGCGCGCCGCCCTGGAGGCCGCCGGCTGAAAACCCCCGCGGCCACGGCCGCGGAAATGCGATTTGCGCTTTCCCCGGAAAGCAATCTGGACAAGGAGAAATCGTTATGGCGGAAGAGTTCGAACCTGTAATCATCGGCTTTCTCTGCAACTGGTGCGCATACGCCGGCGGCGATCTGGCCGGGGTGTCGCGCCTTCAATACCCCCCCAACATGCGGGCGGTGCGGGTGATGTGCTCCGGTATGGTGCACCCCGACCTGGTGGTCGAAGGCCTGCAGCGCGGCGCCGACGGCGTCATCGTCATGGGCTGACACCTGGGCGAATGTCATTACCTGGATGGTAATCACAAAGCACTGGCCCGGGTGGACGCAATTCAGTTCGTGCTGGAAAATCTCGGCATCGACCCCGCCCGCTTCGAGATCGCGTGGGTCTCGTCGGCCGAGGCGCCGCGGTTTGCCGAAGTGGTCACCCGTTTTACGGAAAAGATCCGGCAGCTCGGCCCCAACCCCCTCAAAACCGCCGCGGTGGCCGTGGGCTGAGGCCGTTATCGGCCCGCTGTCGATGCCCGCAAAAGCGACAACTACCGGAATGATGCGCTGCCAGCCTCGCGGCCGGGGCGGTCAGCCGCCCCGTGGCGCGGATCACAACCGGGGGAGGATGCCATGAAGACCTTTTTCAACCTGATCCAAGAGGTTCAAAAACCCGGGCTTTGCCACCGCTGCGGCGGATGCGTGACCTTCTGCACCGCCATCAACTATGGCGCCCTGGAACTGGACAGCGACGGCAAGCCGCGCTACGGCGAAATCGAGAAGTGCATCGAGTGCGGGTTGTGCCACGCCATCTGCCCCGAAATCGACGAACTGGAGGAGGAAACCCGGCGTCAGGTGGGCTGGAGTGCCCCCATGGGGCGGATTATCGAAACCTCGGTGCTCTCCGCCAGCGACGGCGGGATCCGCCAAAAGGCCACCGACGGCGGGGCGGTGACGGCGCTTTTGCTGCATCTCTTTCACGAGGGGCGCATCGACGGCGCCATCGTCGCCAAGCAGGTCGGCCCGTTCCAGCGCCGGCCCTTCCTGGCCACCTCGGAGGAGGAGATCCTGGCGGCGGCGGGCTTTTTCTTCGACACCTCCCACGGCATGAAAAGCTTCAGCGACCAGTACATGACTTACTCGTCCATCGAGGAGTTCGATCCTCTGGTCAAAAAAGGGCTCGAGCGCGTCGCGCTGGTGGGAACCCCCTGCCAGATCCATTCGGTGCGGCGCATGCAGGCCATGGGGCTGGTGCCCTCGGACAGCATTCGCTTCTGTCTCGGGCTGTTTTGCTCGGGCAATTTCATCTTCGGGGAGGAAGAGCGCGCCAAGCTCGCCGATTGGGGCGCTTTCCGCTGGGAGGAGGTGCGCAAGATCAATGTCAAGGAAGACCTGATGGTCCACCTGCAGGGCGGCGAGATCCGCCGCATTCCACTTGAAAAGTTGGATACGATTCGGCGCTACGCCTGCCGTTTCTGCCCGGACTACGCTGCCGAGTACGCCGACATCTCCTTTGGCGGGATCGGCGCCGACGAGGGCTGGACGACCGTCATCAGCCGCACCCCACTGGGGCGCGCCGCCCTGGCCGACGCCAAGGGCCGGGGTGCGCTGACCGAATACAGTGTCGCCGACAAACCCGACTACGCCAGCCGGGCATTGGAGGTCGTCACGCGCTGGTCTGAGCGCAAGAAGAAGGCGGCCCGTGAAAACCGCAGTTTTCTGGGCACTAAATCCGTTCAGGTCAAAGGCTGAGGGCAAAAGACGGATCGATCGTGAGACCGCTGGCGGACACAACCGCCAGCAGGAGGGCACACACATGACGGTAAAAGTGGCCAGTGAATGGCTGAATTCCTGTTCGGGTTGCGAGATTTCGATCCTGGACACCGGCGAGCGGCTCCTGGACGTGCTCAAGGTGGCCGATTTCGTCCATATCCCGGCGCTCATGGACCACAAGTACTTCGGGCAGCTGGGTGACGGACATCACATCGAAATCCCCGAGGCCGACGTGGGTCTGATCAGCGGCGGCATTCGCAACCAGGAGCACCTTGAGGTGGCCGAGGAGATGCGCCGCAAGTGCAAGGTCATCATCGCCCTGGGCACCTGCGCCACCCATGGCGGCATCCCGGCCATGGCCAACGCCTACACCACCGACGAGGTCCTGGAGCGCTACTACGGCACCGAGACCACCGATCCGCCGGCGGCCTACCCCAGCCGGGGCCTTCCGCCCCTGCTGGATGCCTGCTACGCGGTGGATGAAAAGATCCCGGTGGACATCTACCTGCCCGGCTGCCCGCCGCACCCCGACCACATCTTCGGGGCCCTGGTGGCCCTGGTGGAGGGACGGCCGCCGACGCTCCCGGGCAAAAGCGTCTGCGACACCTGCCCCACGGTCCGCAAGGGCAAGGGGGAGCTGAAAACCATGCGGCGTTTTCTGCAAAACCCGGCCTACGGCGCCCCCGACGAGCCCCTGGACCGGATGCGCTGCCTTCTGGAGCAGGGCTATCTCTGCATGGGGCCGGTGACCCGCGCCGGCTGCGGCGGTGAGGCCATCCGGCCGCGCTGCATCGCCGCGCGCGTTCCCTGTCGCGGCTGCTACGGGCCGGTGCGGCCGGAGGGCAACCAGATGTTGGACATGTTGAACGCCCTGGCATCCAACGGGATCGACGTCCGCTCGCTGCCCGGCATCAAGTCATTGCTCAGATTCTCGGGTGCGCACCACCTGCTGCGCCCGGTTTCGCCTGAAAGGAGGCCCCAGCCATGAGCCAAACCATCACCATCCAACCCATCACCCGCATCGAGGGCCACGCCGCGATCGGCATCCAGCTGGACGACGACGGCAACGTCCGCGACGCGCACCTGGACATCATGTCCTTGCGGGGATTTGAGAAGTTCGTCGAGGGCATGCCGGCCGAGGAGCTGCCGCGCATCGTCAGCCGCATCTGCGGCATTTGCCCCTGGATGCACCACCTGGCCGCCAACAAGGCCGTCGACCGCTGCTTCGGCGCAACACCCCCGCCGGCCGGCCACAAGCTGCGGGAGCTGATGCAGACCATCGCGCATGCCGAGGACAAACTGCTGCACTTCTTCTTCCTGGCCGCGGCCGACTTCGTGATCGGGCCGGACAGCGATTACGCTGTGCGCAACGTCATCGGCATCGCCAAGGCCAACCCCGAGCTGGCCCAGCGGGTGGTCAAAATGCGCTTTCTGGCCAAAATGATCCTGGACAAATTCTCCAGCAAGACGATCCACCCGGTCGCCGGGGTTCCCGGCGGCTTCTCCAAACCCCTGCTGGAGGAGGAGCGGCGGGACATGCTGGCCAAGATGCACGAGATCCTGGATTTCGCGCTCTTCACCATCGAATTCGCCAAGAAGGAGGTCTTCCCCAAGTACCTGGACACCATCCAGACCCTTGGCGTCATCAAGACCGGCTTCATGGGCACCGTGGATTCGGCAGGCGCGCTCAACCTCTACGACGGCAAGATCCGCCTGATGAAGCCCGACGCGGACTTCGTCGCGTTCGACCCCCAGGATTACATCGCCTACATCGGCGAGCACGTGGCGCCCAATTCCTACGGCAAGTTCCCCTACGCCCGCTGCTGGAACGAGGGGTTCTCGCTAGATCTCGAAAACCCCAAGGGCGTCTACCGCGCCAACACCCTGGCGCGCATCAACGTCGCCGATCGGATGGCGACCCCGCGCGCCCAGGCCGAGCTGGAGGAGTTCCGGGCCGCCTTCGGCCGGCCGGCCCAGGCGACCCTGCTCTACCACTACGCCCGCCTGATCGAGGAGGTCTACGCCTGCGAGCGTGCCATCGAGATCCTGCAGGACCCCGGGATCACCGACCCCGACGTGCGCATCGCGGCCGAGCCGCGCGCCGGCCGGGGGGTCGGCTGCGTGGAGGCCCCGCGCGGGACCCTGCTGCATGACTACACCACCGACGAAAACGGCCTGATCGTGAGCGCCAACATGATCGTCGGCACCACCCACAACCTCGGGCCGATGAACATGAGCGTCAACCAGGCGGCCCGCGCCTTGATCCGCAACGGGGAGGTCACCGAGGGGATTTTAAACCGGATCGAAATGGCGGTGCGCGCCTACGACCCATGAATCAGCTGTGCCACTCATCGCCTGGACGGCGATCACGGCGTGACCATCACCATCACCGATTCCCGCGAACAGGTCATCCGCAAATGGCCGCGGACCTGAAAAGACCCCCCCGCTAAACCCTCGCCAGGGTTCCTCCCCCGCCCGGGGGAGGAACCTGCGGCCAACCGCCGCCGGCCCGTCGGCTCGGCGGATTGCGGCTTTCCTTCCGACTGCAAACATGTTATTTTCCGGGCCGTGGCCCGGTCAGGGGCGTTGCCGCGCGCTGCCGACCTGCCGTTGCAACCCCATTGACGCGTGAGGGAAGGGCAGATGCCCAACGACATCCAGCTCCAGCAGCCCGCCCCGGACCGGCTGGTGATCCACTTGAGCGGCAGCTGGCGGATCGACGATCCCAAGCCGGACCTGGAGGCGGTCGCAAGCCGGCTGGCCGAGCGGCCTGAAATCCGCCGGCTGGGCTTTGGCAGCGAGGCGCTCAGCACCTGGGACAGCAGCCTGCTGACCTACTTGCGGCAGCTGATGCGGCTCTGCGAGGGGCGCGAGGTAACGCTGGACCTCGCGGGGCTGCCCGAGGGCGCCCGGCGCCTGCTGAACCTCGCGGCCGCCGTGCCCCCCAAGGAGGATGCCCGCGGAGCGGGCGCGCGCGACGCCTTTCTGGCCTCGGTGGGCGCGGATGCGATCGAATTCTGCAAGTCCTGCGGCGAGCTGATCGGGTTCGTCGGCGCCGCCTTCGTCGCCGGGCTCAACCTGCTATTCGGCCGGGCCCGCTTCCGGCCCCAGGACCTGAGGGGCTTCGTGATGGACTGCGGCGCCCGGGCGCTGCCGATCGTCTCCCTGATCAGCCTCCTGGTGGGCCTGATCCTGGCCTTTATCGGCATCCTCCAGCTGAAGTATTTCGGCGCCCAGATGTTCGTGGCCGACCTGGTGGGGATCGGGATGGTGCGCCAGATGGGGGCCATCATGACCGGCGTCATCATGGCCGGCCGCACCGGCGCGGCCTTCGCCGCCCAGCTGGGCACCATGCAGGTCAACGAGGAGATCGACGCCCTGCAGACCCTGGGCATCGACCCGATGGAATTTCTGGTGCTGCCGCGGATGCTGGCCCTGACCGCGATGATGCCGTTCTTGTGCCTCTACGCCAACCTCATGGGCATCCTGGGGGGCTTTGGCGTGGCGACGGCTCTCTACGGGGTCAACCCCACCACCTACATCCAGCGCACCCTTGAGGCGGTGGGGGCCAACGACCTGTGGGTGGGCCTTTTCATGAGCCTGGTGTTCGGCATCCTGGTGTCCCTGGCCGGTTGCCTGCGGGGCATGCAGTGCGGCCGCAGCGCTTCTGCGGTGGGCGATGCGGCCACCTCGGCGGTGGTCACCGGGATCGTGGCCATCGTGCTGGCGACAGCCTTGATCACCGTGATCTGCGATGTGCTCGGGGTATGAAAAACCTCCCCGCGCAGCCTTGAGCCCAAGATGACCCTGAACGATGACCACATCCGCGTTTCGGACCTGACGGTCGCCTACGGCGATTTCGTGGTCATGCGGGATTTGACCTTCAGCATCCAGCGCGGCGACATCTTTATCATCATGGGCGGCAGCGGCTGCGGCAAGAGCACTCTGCTCAAGGTCATGGTGGGGCTCAAGGCACCGGCCCAGGGGCAGGTCCGCTACGGCGGCGAGAACTTCTGGGAGGCCCGGCCGTCGGTGCAGCGGCGCCTGATGAAGAATTTCGGCGTCCTCTACCAGAGCGGGGCCCTCTGGAGCTCCATGAGCCTGGCGGAAAACGTGGCCCTGCCGCTGCAGCAGTACACCGACCTGGGGCCGGCGGACATCCGCGAGCTGGTGTCCCTCAAAATGGCCCTGGTGGGGCTGGCGGGCTTCGAAGACTTCTTCCCTTCGGAGATCAGCGGCGGCATGCGCAAGCGTGCCGCGCTGGCGCGGGCGATCGCGCTGGATCCGGAGATTCTCTTCTTCGACGAACCCTCCGCCGGCCTCGACCCCTTGAGCGCCAAACGTTTGGACGACCTGATCGTGGAGCTGCGCGACAGTCTGGGCGCGACGGTGGTGGTGGTCACCCACGAGCTGGCGAGCATTTTCGCCATCGGCAGCAACTCGGTCTTCTTGGACGCCGACACCCGCACCATGGCGGCCGTCGGAGATCCCAAGGTGCTGCGCGAGGACACCGGCAATGCCAAGGTCCGCAAATTTCTGCTGCGGGGTGAAAGTGCTTGACCGGGAAGAACGAAAACCGGGGAGTGGCGGGTATGGCCAAGCAGTGGAATAAAACGGTTATCGGCGCGTTTGTGATGAGCGGCATCGTGCTGCTGATCGTGAGCGTGATCCTCTTCGGCGGGGGGCGCTTTTTCGTTGAAAGGCACCGCTTCGTGCTCTTTTTCCAGGGCTCCATCCGGGGGCTTGCCGCCGGTGCGCCGGTGGTCCTGCAAGGGGTCCAGGTGGGCTCGGTGGAGCGCATTTTTCTCCAGGAGGACCCGGAGAGCGGGTCGCTGCGGATCCCGGTGATCATATCACTGGTGCCCGACCAGATCGACACCGGCGGGGTGGCCATCGACGATCTGGATGAGTCCATTCAAAATATGATTGCCCGGGGCCTCAAGGGGCAGCTCATGATTCAGAGTCTGGTGACCGGGCAGCTGGTCATCGAGCTGGATTTCTACCCCGATCTGCCCGTGCGCCTGGTGGGCTCCGACCTGCCGTACCCAGAAATTCCGACCATTCCCTCGTCGCTTGAGCAGATCGCCAAGACCCTCGAGAAGATTCCGGTGCAGCAGCTTTTCGAAAAATTGATCGGCGCCATCGAAGGGATCGAGCGCAACATCAATTCACCGGAGACCCAAAAGGCCCTTAAGGCCCTTCAGCAGACCGCCCTGGGGGCCGAGCGGCTGGTCAACAGCGCTGACGCGGTGGTTGCCGAAGCCGGCCACACCCTCCAAAACCTCGACCAGCAGGTGGGCGCATTGGGCGCCAACCTCAAAACGGTGACCGAAAGTGCCGGCCGGCTGCTGCAGCAGATCGATGCGCAGGTGGCCCCCTTGGGCCAGGAGGCGCGCCAAACCTTGGATGCCACCCGCCGGCTGCTGGCGGAAGCCCAGAACACGGTGGCGGGGGTGGACGGGTTTGTCGGTGAGCGCTCCGAGCTGCGCCAACGGCTGAACCGCTCCCTGGAGGAAATCAGCGCGGCGGCGCGTGCCTTGAGGTCCCTGAGCGACCTGCTGGAGCGCCATCCCGAAGTGCTGCTCAGGGGTAAAAGAGGTCTGGAAAGGAGATAACTTCCATGTCGCGGCGTTTTTTGATATATTTTTCTGTATGCCTGGGAATCGTCCTGTGGGCGCTTGCCGGCTGCACGTCCGGCTCACCGCCGGCGCGCTTTTATCTGCTGGGCGGCTTTGCGCAAGGCGAAGCGTCGTCGATGATGGTCGGAGAAGAAGGGCCTTCGGTTCTGGTGGGGCCCGTCACATTGGCGGCCTACCTGGACCGTGACCAGCTGATCACCCGCAGCGGGCCGGTGGATTTGAAGGTTGCCCCCTTTGACCGCTGGGCCGAGTCCCTCATGGATGGTTTCTACCGGGTGCTGCAGGAAAACCTCTCCGTTCTGCTCGATACCCCCCATGTCAGCACGGTGCTGCAGCAAAGTCCGGGACCGGCGGATTTTCAGGTGGCTGTCCACGTCAGCCGCTTCGACCAGGACGCCGACGGCGGCGCCCACCTGACTGCCTTCTGGTCGCTGGAAAGCTTTCGCGCAGCTGGACCTGTGCTGCGCAAAAAGACCGTGGTGCGCGTCGCCGCGGCTTCGCCCGCCTTGGGCGATCGGGTGCAGGCCCAGGATCAGGCCCTGACCGTTTTCAGCCGTGAAATCGCCGCCGCCGTGGCCGCCGCCAAACCGCAACCTTGATAAAACGTCAGAAAGTCAAAGTACTGCAGGGAAACCTGCCCGTCTTGCCCGATACGGCCCGGATCAACACAGTGTTGGAGCAAAAATTCAGTGCCGGCGGCGTTGGAAGGAGCGCCCCGACGCGAGTTCCAATTTGGATCCCACCCAAAAGGATTGTGCCATGACCTCTCTGAATCGACGACCCAAGCCGCTGAAGGCTTCCATGAAGATCATGTTTCTCTGCGCTGTGGCCGGTCTGGCTTTCGGCTGTGGTGAGCAGAACACCTACGTGGCGCCGCCGCCGCCTGGGGTGACCGTGGCCCTGCCGCTGCAGGAGGATGTCACCGACTACCTGGAGTTCACCGGCACCACCGAGGCGGTTGAAACCGTGGAGGTCCGGGCCCGGGTGTCCGGTTTCCTGGAAAGCATCCACTTCACCCCCGGAACAAACGTCAGGCAGGGGGACCTGCTCTTTGTGATCGACCCGCGCGAGTACGTCGCCGATATGGAAGCCGCCCAGGCCGAGGTCCAGAGCGCCCAGGCCAAGGTGCAATGGGCCCAGATTGAACTGGAGCGGGCCCAACGGCTGTTCCAACAGCGCGCCGGGGCCGAGGCCGATGTGGTCAGATGGCGCGGGGAGCGGGATGTGGCGGCTGCGGCCGTCGCCCGGGGCAAGGCGCGGGTCGAAAGGGCGCAGCTCAACCTGGATTACACGCGGGTGACGGCGCCGATTTCCGGCCGGGTCAGCCGCAATTACGTGGATTTGGGCAATCTGGTGGGGGAAGGAGAGCCCACCCTGTTGACCACGATCACCCGCTTCGACCCGATTTACGCCTACTTCAACCTCAACGAGCGCAACCTCCTCAAGGTGATGAGCGAATACCGCAAG is a window of Desulfobacteraceae bacterium DNA encoding:
- a CDS encoding PqiC family protein; this encodes MSRRFLIYFSVCLGIVLWALAGCTSGSPPARFYLLGGFAQGEASSMMVGEEGPSVLVGPVTLAAYLDRDQLITRSGPVDLKVAPFDRWAESLMDGFYRVLQENLSVLLDTPHVSTVLQQSPGPADFQVAVHVSRFDQDADGGAHLTAFWSLESFRAAGPVLRKKTVVRVAAASPALGDRVQAQDQALTVFSREIAAAVAAAKPQP
- a CDS encoding ATP-binding cassette domain-containing protein, with the translated sequence MTLNDDHIRVSDLTVAYGDFVVMRDLTFSIQRGDIFIIMGGSGCGKSTLLKVMVGLKAPAQGQVRYGGENFWEARPSVQRRLMKNFGVLYQSGALWSSMSLAENVALPLQQYTDLGPADIRELVSLKMALVGLAGFEDFFPSEISGGMRKRAALARAIALDPEILFFDEPSAGLDPLSAKRLDDLIVELRDSLGATVVVVTHELASIFAIGSNSVFLDADTRTMAAVGDPKVLREDTGNAKVRKFLLRGESA
- a CDS encoding Coenzyme F420 hydrogenase/dehydrogenase, beta subunit C-terminal domain yields the protein MKTFFNLIQEVQKPGLCHRCGGCVTFCTAINYGALELDSDGKPRYGEIEKCIECGLCHAICPEIDELEEETRRQVGWSAPMGRIIETSVLSASDGGIRQKATDGGAVTALLLHLFHEGRIDGAIVAKQVGPFQRRPFLATSEEEILAAAGFFFDTSHGMKSFSDQYMTYSSIEEFDPLVKKGLERVALVGTPCQIHSVRRMQAMGLVPSDSIRFCLGLFCSGNFIFGEEERAKLADWGAFRWEEVRKINVKEDLMVHLQGGEIRRIPLEKLDTIRRYACRFCPDYAAEYADISFGGIGADEGWTTVISRTPLGRAALADAKGRGALTEYSVADKPDYASRALEVVTRWSERKKKAARENRSFLGTKSVQVKG
- a CDS encoding hydrogenase iron-sulfur subunit; the protein is MAEEFEPVIIGFLCNWCAYAGGDLAGVSRLQYPPNMRAVRVMCSGMVHPDLVVEGLQRGADGVIVMGUHLGECHYLDGNHKALARVDAIQFVLENLGIDPARFEIAWVSSAEAPRFAEVVTRFTEKIRQLGPNPLKTAAVAVG
- a CDS encoding methyl viologen-reducing hydrogenase, coding for MTVKVASEWLNSCSGCEISILDTGERLLDVLKVADFVHIPALMDHKYFGQLGDGHHIEIPEADVGLISGGIRNQEHLEVAEEMRRKCKVIIALGTCATHGGIPAMANAYTTDEVLERYYGTETTDPPAAYPSRGLPPLLDACYAVDEKIPVDIYLPGCPPHPDHIFGALVALVEGRPPTLPGKSVCDTCPTVRKGKGELKTMRRFLQNPAYGAPDEPLDRMRCLLEQGYLCMGPVTRAGCGGEAIRPRCIAARVPCRGCYGPVRPEGNQMLDMLNALASNGIDVRSLPGIKSLLRFSGAHHLLRPVSPERRPQP
- a CDS encoding efflux RND transporter periplasmic adaptor subunit — encoded protein: MTSLNRRPKPLKASMKIMFLCAVAGLAFGCGEQNTYVAPPPPGVTVALPLQEDVTDYLEFTGTTEAVETVEVRARVSGFLESIHFTPGTNVRQGDLLFVIDPREYVADMEAAQAEVQSAQAKVQWAQIELERAQRLFQQRAGAEADVVRWRGERDVAAAAVARGKARVERAQLNLDYTRVTAPISGRVSRNYVDLGNLVGEGEPTLLTTITRFDPIYAYFNLNERNLLKVMSEYRKQATEKGFNPKTAPARDIGVPLGMGLATEQGYPHEGRLDFAESSVDSGTGTLQLRGVFPNPGGVPEILPGLFARVRMPIGEREGALMVAERAIGSDQVGRYLMVIDAENRVDKRPVRIGQVVDGLVVITEGLRADERVVVNGIQRARPGAKVDPEETDMGSLKTSALKAALEVRQSVPKTDADAGSAADEGQTSQKP
- a CDS encoding Ni/Fe hydrogenase subunit alpha, whose protein sequence is MSQTITIQPITRIEGHAAIGIQLDDDGNVRDAHLDIMSLRGFEKFVEGMPAEELPRIVSRICGICPWMHHLAANKAVDRCFGATPPPAGHKLRELMQTIAHAEDKLLHFFFLAAADFVIGPDSDYAVRNVIGIAKANPELAQRVVKMRFLAKMILDKFSSKTIHPVAGVPGGFSKPLLEEERRDMLAKMHEILDFALFTIEFAKKEVFPKYLDTIQTLGVIKTGFMGTVDSAGALNLYDGKIRLMKPDADFVAFDPQDYIAYIGEHVAPNSYGKFPYARCWNEGFSLDLENPKGVYRANTLARINVADRMATPRAQAELEEFRAAFGRPAQATLLYHYARLIEEVYACERAIEILQDPGITDPDVRIAAEPRAGRGVGCVEAPRGTLLHDYTTDENGLIVSANMIVGTTHNLGPMNMSVNQAARALIRNGEVTEGILNRIEMAVRAYDP
- a CDS encoding ABC transporter permease, which translates into the protein MPNDIQLQQPAPDRLVIHLSGSWRIDDPKPDLEAVASRLAERPEIRRLGFGSEALSTWDSSLLTYLRQLMRLCEGREVTLDLAGLPEGARRLLNLAAAVPPKEDARGAGARDAFLASVGADAIEFCKSCGELIGFVGAAFVAGLNLLFGRARFRPQDLRGFVMDCGARALPIVSLISLLVGLILAFIGILQLKYFGAQMFVADLVGIGMVRQMGAIMTGVIMAGRTGAAFAAQLGTMQVNEEIDALQTLGIDPMEFLVLPRMLALTAMMPFLCLYANLMGILGGFGVATALYGVNPTTYIQRTLEAVGANDLWVGLFMSLVFGILVSLAGCLRGMQCGRSASAVGDAATSAVVTGIVAIVLATALITVICDVLGV
- a CDS encoding MlaD family protein, coding for MAKQWNKTVIGAFVMSGIVLLIVSVILFGGGRFFVERHRFVLFFQGSIRGLAAGAPVVLQGVQVGSVERIFLQEDPESGSLRIPVIISLVPDQIDTGGVAIDDLDESIQNMIARGLKGQLMIQSLVTGQLVIELDFYPDLPVRLVGSDLPYPEIPTIPSSLEQIAKTLEKIPVQQLFEKLIGAIEGIERNINSPETQKALKALQQTALGAERLVNSADAVVAEAGHTLQNLDQQVGALGANLKTVTESAGRLLQQIDAQVAPLGQEARQTLDATRRLLAEAQNTVAGVDGFVGERSELRQRLNRSLEEISAAARALRSLSDLLERHPEVLLRGKRGLERR